The following coding sequences lie in one Mycobacterium gordonae genomic window:
- the ftsY gene encoding signal recognition particle-docking protein FtsY: MSQGLWIAIAVVAALAIIAALVFGLVRYRKRQIRLAPKATPDAIDRSGGYTASSGITFSQTPTLPKETLPEETLPKERIDTTGLPAVGDDATIPRDAPKRPIAEVHLPEPPAPVVEPEPAPEPEHVAEPTAEPAPETPQIEAIEPTEGRLERLRGRLARSQNALGRSMLGLIGGGDLDEDSWQDVEDTLLVADLGPVVTEAVVSQLRTRLASSNVRTAADARAVLRDVLIKELHPEMDRSIRALPHADHPSVLLVVGVNGTGKTTTVGKLARVLVADGRRVVLGAADTFRAAAADQLETWASRVGAEVVRGAEGADPASVAFDAVDKGIEAGADVVLIDTAGRLHTKVGLMDELGKVKRVVTRRAAVDEVLLVLDATIGQNGLAQAKVFAEVVDITGAVLTKLDGTAKGGIVFRVQQELGVPVKLVGLGEGADDLAPFEPAAFVDALLG, from the coding sequence GTGTCGCAAGGACTATGGATCGCCATCGCGGTCGTCGCCGCCCTGGCCATCATCGCCGCGCTGGTCTTCGGTCTGGTGCGCTACCGCAAGCGTCAAATCAGATTGGCCCCCAAAGCCACGCCCGACGCGATCGACCGCTCCGGTGGCTACACCGCGTCGTCGGGCATCACGTTCAGTCAGACCCCGACGCTGCCCAAAGAGACGCTGCCCGAAGAGACGCTGCCCAAAGAACGGATCGACACCACCGGCCTGCCCGCCGTCGGCGACGACGCCACCATTCCGCGTGACGCGCCCAAACGTCCCATCGCCGAGGTTCACCTTCCCGAACCGCCCGCACCGGTAGTCGAACCCGAGCCGGCACCCGAGCCCGAGCACGTAGCGGAACCGACGGCCGAGCCCGCACCGGAAACGCCGCAGATCGAAGCCATCGAGCCCACTGAAGGCCGGCTGGAGCGGCTGCGCGGGCGGCTGGCCCGGTCGCAGAACGCGCTGGGCCGCAGCATGCTGGGCCTGATCGGTGGCGGTGACCTGGACGAGGACTCCTGGCAGGACGTCGAGGACACGCTGCTGGTTGCCGATCTGGGCCCGGTGGTGACCGAGGCGGTGGTGTCCCAGCTGCGCACCCGGCTGGCCAGTAGCAACGTCCGCACCGCGGCCGACGCCCGCGCGGTGCTGCGTGACGTCCTGATCAAAGAGCTGCATCCGGAGATGGACCGCTCGATCCGGGCGCTGCCGCACGCTGACCATCCCTCGGTACTCCTGGTGGTCGGCGTCAACGGCACCGGCAAGACCACGACCGTCGGCAAGCTGGCGCGGGTCCTGGTCGCCGATGGACGTCGCGTCGTCCTGGGCGCGGCCGACACGTTCCGGGCGGCCGCGGCTGACCAGCTCGAAACGTGGGCGTCCCGGGTCGGCGCGGAGGTGGTGCGCGGTGCCGAAGGCGCCGACCCGGCGTCGGTGGCGTTCGACGCCGTGGACAAGGGAATCGAGGCCGGCGCCGACGTCGTCCTCATCGACACGGCCGGACGGCTGCACACCAAGGTCGGCTTGATGGATGAACTGGGCAAAGTCAAACGCGTTGTCACCCGGCGGGCGGCTGTCGACGAGGTGCTCCTGGTTCTCGACGCCACCATCGGCCAGAACGGTCTGGCGCAGGCCAAGGTGTTCGCCGAGGTCGTCGACATCACCGGCGCGGTGCTGACCAAATTGGACGGAACAGCCAAGGGCGGCATCGTTTTCCGCGTCCAACAGGAACTCGGGGTGCCGGTGAAGCTGGTCGGGCTCGGTGAGGGAGCCGACGATCTGGCGCCGTTCGAACCGGCGGCGTTCGTCGACGCCCTGCTGGGCTGA
- a CDS encoding ammonium transporter has translation MGQPNTGDTAWMLASSALVLLMTPGLAFFYGGMVRAKSVLNMIMMSISAMGVVTVLWVLYGYSMAFGTDTGNVVGSPTEYWGLKGLIGGNSVAADAAKGVAATDIPLAGTLPATVFVAFQLMFAIITVALISGAVADRLKFSAWLVFSGLWATLVYFPVAHWVFAFDGFAAEKGGWIANKLHAIDFAGGTAVHINAGVAGLVLALVLGKRKGWPTTLFRPHNLPFVMLGAGLLWFGWYGFNAGSATTSNGAAGSTFVTTTIATAAAMLAWLLTERIRDGHATTLGAASGIVAGLVAITPSCSSVNALGALAIGVVAGVLCALAVGLKFKLGFDDSLDVVGVHLVGGLAGTLMVGLVAAPESVAINGVAGVSKGLFYSDGLGHLEFAQLGRQAIGAFSVLIYSGVVTLILALILKYTIGLRLGAEQEAAGIDESEHAESGYDFAVASGSVLPRASLPDTPNGLQARVAEKVEAE, from the coding sequence ATGGGCCAGCCCAATACCGGCGATACGGCCTGGATGTTGGCGAGTTCGGCACTCGTGCTGCTGATGACGCCGGGGCTGGCGTTCTTCTACGGTGGCATGGTCCGTGCCAAGAGCGTGCTCAACATGATCATGATGAGCATCAGCGCGATGGGCGTCGTGACGGTGTTGTGGGTGCTCTACGGTTACTCCATGGCGTTCGGCACCGACACCGGCAACGTGGTCGGCAGCCCGACCGAATACTGGGGCCTGAAGGGTCTCATCGGTGGCAACTCGGTCGCTGCCGATGCGGCCAAGGGCGTCGCGGCAACGGACATTCCGCTGGCCGGCACCCTGCCGGCAACCGTGTTCGTCGCGTTCCAGTTGATGTTCGCGATCATCACCGTCGCGCTGATCTCGGGCGCGGTTGCCGACCGGCTCAAGTTCAGCGCCTGGCTGGTGTTTTCCGGTCTCTGGGCGACGCTGGTGTACTTCCCGGTGGCGCACTGGGTGTTCGCGTTCGACGGGTTCGCCGCCGAGAAGGGTGGCTGGATCGCCAACAAGCTGCACGCGATCGACTTCGCAGGTGGCACCGCGGTGCACATCAACGCAGGTGTCGCCGGTCTGGTGCTGGCGCTCGTGCTGGGCAAACGCAAAGGTTGGCCCACGACCCTGTTCCGTCCGCACAACCTGCCGTTTGTGATGCTCGGCGCCGGGTTGCTGTGGTTCGGTTGGTACGGGTTCAACGCCGGGTCGGCGACGACTTCGAACGGCGCCGCGGGGTCGACGTTCGTCACCACCACGATCGCCACTGCGGCGGCGATGCTGGCCTGGCTACTCACCGAGCGCATCCGCGACGGCCACGCCACCACCCTGGGTGCGGCCTCGGGCATCGTGGCCGGTCTGGTCGCGATCACGCCGTCCTGCTCGTCGGTGAACGCGCTGGGTGCCCTGGCCATCGGCGTGGTCGCCGGGGTGCTGTGCGCCCTGGCGGTGGGGCTGAAGTTCAAGCTGGGCTTCGACGACTCGCTCGACGTGGTCGGTGTGCACCTGGTCGGCGGTCTGGCCGGCACCCTGATGGTCGGCCTGGTAGCCGCACCCGAGAGCGTCGCGATCAACGGCGTGGCGGGCGTGTCCAAGGGGTTGTTCTACAGCGACGGTCTCGGCCACCTGGAGTTTGCCCAACTGGGACGGCAAGCGATCGGCGCGTTCAGTGTGCTCATCTACTCCGGTGTCGTCACGCTGATCCTGGCGCTTATCCTGAAATACACCATTGGGCTGCGTCTGGGGGCAGAGCAGGAAGCGGCTGGCATCGATGAGTCGGAGCACGCCGAGAGCGGCTACGATTTCGCAGTGGCCAGCGGTTCGGTGCTTCCCCGCGCCAGCCTGCCGGACACCCCGAACGGCCTGCAGGCGCGAGTGGCCGAGAAAGTTGAGGCGGAATAG
- the glnB gene encoding nitrogen regulatory protein P-II — MKLITAIVKPFTLDDVKTSLEDAGVLGMTVSEIQGYGRQKGHTEVYRGAEYSVDFVPKVRIEVVVDDSIVDKVVDSIVRAARTGKIGDGKVWVSPVDTIVRVRTGERGSDAL; from the coding sequence ATGAAGCTGATCACCGCGATCGTCAAGCCGTTCACCCTCGACGACGTCAAGACCAGCCTGGAGGACGCCGGCGTCCTGGGCATGACGGTCAGTGAAATCCAGGGCTATGGGCGGCAGAAGGGCCACACCGAGGTCTACCGGGGTGCTGAGTACTCGGTGGACTTCGTGCCCAAGGTCCGGATCGAGGTCGTTGTCGACGACTCCATCGTCGACAAGGTCGTGGACAGCATCGTCAGGGCGGCACGAACCGGCAAGATCGGTGACGGCAAGGTCTGGGTCAGTCCCGTGGACACCATCGTGCGGGTGCGCACCGGTGAGCGCGGTTCTGACGCCCTGTGA